The following are encoded together in the Salvelinus alpinus chromosome 37, SLU_Salpinus.1, whole genome shotgun sequence genome:
- the LOC139565865 gene encoding protein phosphatase 1 regulatory subunit 3A-like translates to MSADDPRPLGPSNFMEAPDTRTWGSRDIKKGGVREEEERGSLYTQKGATDESDESDDSEPEPLAVIRRKVSFADAFGLDLVYVKEFDSTDLTGAEVADPPESEVKVKEPDEYFLSSLFTVPSSPEELEQRLQDQKLELESIELLPGTTALRGIVRVVNLCYNKSLYIRMTLDSWKTNFDLLAEYVPGSSDGTTDRFAFRLTLVPPFEMEGTRVEFCLRYETSVGTFWANNSDMNYVLFCHKKGGRDLIAMEPQLEEVNNWREKRTCLKVNSKMNSAEENAVETAADAPDSTTHRAERTGGGKVEKAEHLLSILHHEDYHHKHLGDSQRSRRRKACSAQVQEYFSRREQAARQEHISNGLPHNELEKPPSLPDTSIKPLGDSASSLLRLRQKKQTTDTPQIMTYHQIPLLSLDWGRDKVRAGTSDEDDIWIRTRTTPQLTSDKSEDNLGEQTSVCDLWEAFLNGTDSKDTTSVPESEWLQSATSVCPSIETEDFESSSKVDNQQEGDLDSNTQRYTHCTVDELPSWAHNHVIPLVSAEEPLSSSGVTFSRNDKASVYDPSQRSEAIPVTDTLQESIPSGAARVAGGSVDSTAQCYKHVEAGGGRGEEPFTPYRAEPVTSSGETETTDMTAMAESQNANAVDRICQGERQDKTLSSDVVAEVKGNVHKAADDTVTFRETVAERTEDKTNTQSYGVEEGFTQAYKVDELFKPNQPEEEEFTQDLTEEALHRQSPAVEDRFQINRREEMYLELNLTELEEFRPSRTYEEEFGLNQTEKEESSLKQTHKEELSPNESDEVEIRPFNTVEDELKPNQSEAEKFRSNQRDEEESRPNQTFDGEFSWNQTEVEELRPNKIEIEEDFSTSHQDEEDDRPSHTDKELRLNHEDEELDRANRTFAEKFRPNQTPNEVSRSNELEEFSQFDEEQRDRENLEEVEEFRSNQTHEEGFWCNKIQEEDIYQSVNEEELYRDTDMDEESSTHNLTDPEVFREKDTGEVEKTENVMAKMSRQRDTEQINEEISIETPEKEEVEDLTDETANTRNESEDVSTEKEEKHEVTMENVECPRQDKNGKLSEGSKELIMKDDKESLEKEVELVEDEFFREQKGLNEEMLEEALYLQSVDNSPLAEQDNEKEEKLSDVPEVVQNVLNHQTKRLTKKVVTDIDSWVDSLMKARTLPDLTFTPRRGLSQTTPSSNAEPSMGQANASSPNRGTTVLSHSFSLSTRFNTVVSEGSESGVSQGSTQNPSSLGEDQETISSRTSPPPPEKVEDAASSILARLRMFISLSSVTRALVYALLVAVFLFTTLVYNFPACFALYLFSLYWWCCVADRQHSTTQGLTE, encoded by the exons ATGTCTGCAGACGATCCAAGGCCTCTCGGGCCCTCAAACTTCATGGAGGCTCCAGACACAAGAACATGGGGAAGTAGGGATATTAAAAaggggggagtgagggaggaagaggagcgaGGAAGCCTCTACACACAGAAAGGCGCCACGGATGAGTCGGACGAGTCAGATGATTCAGAGCCCGAGCCCCTGGCCGTCATCCGTAGGAAGGTGTCCTTTGCTGACGCCTTCGGTCTGGATCTGGTGTACGTCAAGGAGTTTGACAGTACAGACCTGACGGGGGCAGAGGTCGCTGACCCCCCGGAGTCCGAGGTCAAAGTTAAAGAACCGGACGAGTATTTCCTGTCATCTTTGTTTACCGTGCCCTCGTCTCCGGAGGAACTCGAACAGAGACTCCAGGATCAGAAGCTAGAGCTGGAGAGCATTGAGTTACTTCCTGGCACCACTGCGCTCAGGGGTATTGTCAGGGTGGTGAACCTGTGCTACAATAAATCCCTTTATATCCGGATGACTCTGGATAGCTGGAAGACCAACTTTGACCTGCTGGCTGAGTACGTCCCGGGCTCCAGCGATGGAACAACGGACAGGTTTGCGTTCAGGCTTACCCTCGTGCCGCCCTTTGAGATGGAGGGAACCAGAGTGGAGTTCTGCCTCAGATACGAGACATCAGTGGGCACTTTTTGGGCAAACAACAGTGACATGAACTATGTGCTGTTCTGCCACAAAAAGGGAGGCAGAGATCTGATAGCAATGGAGCCTCAGCTAGAGGAAGTAAataactggagagagaagagaacctGTCTGAAAGTCAACAG TAAGATGAACAGTGCCGAGGAGAACGCCGTGGAGACCGCTGCAGACGCTCCAG ATTCAACCACACATAGAGCAGAGCGGACTGGCGGGGGAAAAGTGGAAAAGGCAGAACATCTGCTCTCTATTTTGCATCATGAGGATTACCATCACAAACATTTG GGGGATAGTCAGAGGAGCAGACGAAGGAAGGCCTGTTCAGCACAAGTGCAGGAATACTTTTCTCGGCGAGAGCAGGCGGCAAGACAGGAACACATTTCCAATGGGCTACCACATAACGAACTGGAGAAACCACCTTCACTGCCTGACACCAGCATCAAACCCTTAGGGGACAGTGCCTCCAGTCTCCTACGATTACGCCAGAAGAAACAAACCACTGATACCCCTCAAATAATGACATACCACCAGATACCCCTACTATCCCTGGACTGGGGCAGAGATAAAGTGCGGGCGGGTACTTCAGATGAGGATGACATCTGGATTAGAACGAGGACCACACCTCAGCTCACATCAGACAAGTCCGAGGACAATCTGGGAGAACAAACCTCTGTTTGTGATCTGTGGGAAGCCTTTCTCAATGGCACAGACTCCAAAGATACTACCAGTGTGCCAGAATCTGAATGGCTACAGTCGGCAACTTCAGTTTGCCCGTCAATCGAAACTGAGGATTTTGAGTCTTCCTCAAAAGTCGACAACCAACAGGAGGGTGACTTGGACTCAaatacacaaagatacacacactgCACAGTAGATGAATTGCCGTCGTGGGCTCACAATCATGTGATACCTCTGGTCAGTGCCGAGGAGCCACTGTCAAGCTCGGGTGTCACCTTCTCCAGAAACGACAAAGCGTCGGTTTATGATCCTTCCCAAAGGTCAGAGGCCATCCCTGTAACAGACACTCTACAGGAATCCATTCCCTCGGGTGCCGCAAGGGTGGCCGGGGGGTCTGTTGACAGCACGGCTCAGTGCTACAAGCATGTGGAGgcggggggaggaagaggagaggagccttTCACACCATACAGAGCAGAGCCGGTAACGAGCTCGGGGGAGACCGAGACAACAGATATGACAGCAATGGCGGAATCTCAGAATGCCAATGCAGTAGATAGAATCTGTCAGGGAGAAAGGCAAGACAAGACGCTTTCTTCCGACGTGGTAGCAGAGGTTAAAGGCAACGTGCACAAAGCAGCTGATGACACTGTGACATTTAGGGAGACAGTcgcagagaggacagaggataaaacaaacacacagagctaCGGAGTGGAGGAGGGATTCACACAGGCCTACAAAGTGGATGAGCTGTTCAAGCCGAACCAACCAGAGGAAGAAGAATTCACACAAGACCTCACAGAAGAAGCGTTGCATAGACAGAGTCCAGCAGTGGAAGATAGATTCCAAATTAACCGAAGAGAGGAAATGTATTTAGAACTGAACCTAACAGAGTTGGAAGAATTCAGGCCGAGTCGAACATATGAAGAAGAATTCGGGCTCAATCAAACAGAAAAAGAAGAATCAAGcctgaaacaaacacacaaagaGGAACTCAGTCCAAACGAATCAGACGAAGTTGAAATCAGACCATTTAATACAGTGGAAGATGAATTAAAACCGAATCAATCAGAGGCAGAGAAATTCAGATCAAATCAAAGAGATGAAGAAGAATCTAGACCGAACCAAACATTCGATGGTGAATTCAGCTGGAACCAAACTGAGGTAGAGGAATTAAGACCGAACAAAATTGAGATCGAAGAGGATTTCTCCACAAGCCATCAAGATGAAGAAGATGACAGACCGAGCCATACAGACAAAGAATTGCGCCTGAATCATGAAGATGAAGAGCTAGACAGAGCGAACCGGACATTTGCCGAAAAATTTAGACCAAACCAAACACCCAATGAAGTATCCAGATCAAACGAATTAGAGGAATTCAGTCAGTTTGAtgaagaacagagagacagagagaacctaGAAGAGGTTGAGGAATTCAGATCCAACCAAACACACGAAGAGGGATTCTGGTGCAATAAAATACAAGAAGAAGATATCTATCAGAGCGTAAATGAAGAAGAACTATACAGAGACACTGATATGGATGAAGAATCATCAACACACAACCTAACAGACCCCGAAGTATTCAGGGAAAAGGACACAGGAGAAGTGGAAAagacagaaaatgtcatggccaAAAtgtccagacagagagacacagaacaGATAAATGAAGAAATAAGTATCGAAACTCCAGAAAAGGAGGAAGTTGAGGACTTAACGGACGAGACGGCGAACACCCGAAATGAGAGTGAGGACGTGTCAACCGAAAAGGAAGAAAAGCATGAGGTGACAATGGAAAACGTTGAATGCCCAAGACAAGATAAAAATGGAAAGTTGTCAGAAGGGTCAAAAGAACTTATTATGAAGGATGATAAAGAATCATTGGAAAAAGAGGTAGAGTTAGTTGAAGATGAGTTTTTCAGAGAACAGAAAGGTTTGAATGAGGAAATGTTAGAAGAGGCGTTATATTTGCAGTCGGTTGATAATAGTCCTTTAGCCGAACAAGACAACGAGAAGGAGGAGAAACTGTCAGATGTACCTGAAGTCGTTCAAAATGTACTGAACCACCAGACAAAACGTCTTACTAAGAAAGTAGTGACTGACATAGACTCCTGGGTAGATTCTCTCATGAAGGCACGTACACTTCCCGATTTGACCTTTACACCGAGACGAGGCCTTAGCCAAACTACACCCAGTAGCAATGCAGAGCCCTCTATGGGCCAAGCCAATGCGTCATCTCCAAACAGAGGTACAACTGTCCTCTCTCATTCATTTTCTCTCAGCACAAGATTTAACACAGTTGTCAGTGAAGGGAGTGAGTCAGGGGTCAGTCAGGGGTCAACCCAAAACCCATCGTCATTAGGGGAGGATCAGGAGACCATCAGCAGCCGTACGAGCCCTCCACCCCCTGAGAAAGTGGAGGATGCTGCCAGCAGCATCCTGGCACGGTTGAGGATGTTCATCTCTCTCAGTAGCGTAACCAGAGCCCTGGTCTATGCCCTTTTGGTAGCAGTGTTTCTCTTTACCACTCTTGTGTATAATTTCCCAGCGTGCTTTGCCCTCTACTTGTTCTCACTGTATTGGTGGTGCTGTGTGGCAGATAGgcaacacagcacaacacaggGACTGAcagaatag